In Sporosarcina psychrophila, a genomic segment contains:
- the spoIIAB gene encoding anti-sigma F factor, which translates to MNNEMTLSFVAIEENEALARMAMTCFITPLDPTIEEISEFKTIVSEAVTNAIIHGYECDGKSLVTVRAVIEENKVTMTVRDEGMGIFDVEQAMEPMFTTRPFMERSGMGFTIMESFADSLSVESVLGNGTIVKFEKTFSPVPEASRMR; encoded by the coding sequence ATGAACAATGAAATGACGTTATCATTCGTCGCAATTGAGGAAAACGAAGCACTGGCAAGGATGGCAATGACTTGTTTTATAACGCCGTTGGACCCGACTATTGAAGAAATTTCAGAATTTAAGACCATTGTGTCGGAAGCCGTGACGAATGCAATTATTCATGGCTACGAATGTGATGGGAAGAGTCTTGTCACAGTCCGCGCTGTGATTGAAGAAAACAAAGTTACAATGACGGTCCGCGATGAAGGAATGGGTATTTTTGACGTAGAACAGGCGATGGAACCAATGTTTACGACACGCCCCTTCATGGAGCGTTCAGGAATGGGATTTACGATAATGGAAAGCTTTGCCGACAGTTTGTCCGTCGAATCAGTATTGGGAAATGGAACAATCGTCAAGTTCGAGAAAACGTTTTCTCCGGTCCCGGAAGCAAGCAGAATGAGGTGA
- a CDS encoding anti-sigma factor antagonist (This anti-anti-sigma factor, or anti-sigma factor antagonist, belongs to a family that includes characterized members SpoIIAA, RsbV, RsfA, and RsfB.), translated as MADIEIIDNGILIATLQGELDNHEANRIRSHISSSIYSGQVRAIIWDLSRLGFMDSAGIGLILGRMRDLAPVEGETLILNPSTTMEKIFTFSGLGPNIRHSTVDLAIGEIGGVLHEQ; from the coding sequence ATGGCTGACATCGAAATTATTGACAATGGGATTTTAATTGCAACACTGCAAGGGGAATTGGACAATCATGAGGCAAATCGAATCCGGTCCCACATTTCTTCATCTATTTATAGCGGACAAGTCCGAGCGATTATTTGGGATTTGTCGAGGCTTGGTTTCATGGATAGCGCAGGAATCGGGCTCATTCTTGGAAGGATGCGCGATTTAGCACCTGTGGAAGGGGAAACGCTCATTTTGAATCCGTCCACGACAATGGAGAAGATATTCACATTTTCCGGTCTTGGACCAAATATAAGACATAGTACGGTCGATTTAGCGATCGGTGAAATCGGAGGGGTATTACATGAACAATGA
- a CDS encoding pyrimidine-nucleoside phosphorylase, whose amino-acid sequence MVDVIEKKRNGEVLTKEEITFFVNGYTVGSIPDYQASAFLMAIYFKGMTAEEQGYLTMAMVESGDQIDLSAIEGIKVDKHSTGGVGDTTTLILVPLVAACGVPVAKMSGRGLGHTGGTLDKLEAIEGFHIELTEEQFVKQVNDLKLAVIGQSGNLTPADKKLYSLRDVTATVDSIPLIASSIMSKKIAAGADAIVLDVKTGDGAFMKTEADARALAHSMVAIGKQVGRNTMAVISDMSQPLGFAIGNSLEVIEAVETLKGNGPEDLTELCLVLGSKMIVAGEKATSVEEAREMLKAVITDGSALELFGKLIEAQGGNGAIIHDTSLLPTAKYQIEVPALSSGYVTKMEADDIGVAAMLLGAGRATKDDEIDLAVGIVLTKKIGDAVQEGEPLAIIHSNTEAVEQSMTLIQKHITIGKEAVESPRLIGDMITG is encoded by the coding sequence ATGGTAGATGTAATTGAGAAAAAACGAAACGGTGAAGTCCTTACAAAAGAAGAAATCACCTTTTTTGTGAACGGCTATACAGTTGGTTCGATTCCGGACTATCAAGCGAGTGCATTCCTTATGGCAATTTACTTTAAAGGGATGACTGCAGAAGAACAGGGATATTTGACGATGGCGATGGTCGAATCTGGAGATCAGATTGACTTATCCGCAATCGAAGGGATTAAAGTCGATAAGCATTCTACGGGCGGAGTTGGCGATACGACTACGTTAATCCTTGTCCCTCTTGTCGCGGCGTGTGGCGTTCCTGTCGCGAAAATGAGTGGTAGGGGTCTTGGTCATACAGGCGGGACACTCGACAAGCTAGAGGCCATAGAAGGGTTCCATATCGAATTGACAGAAGAGCAGTTCGTCAAGCAAGTGAATGATTTAAAATTAGCAGTCATCGGCCAAAGTGGCAACTTGACACCTGCTGATAAAAAACTCTATTCATTGCGCGATGTGACAGCAACTGTTGACAGTATCCCGCTAATTGCCAGCTCAATTATGAGTAAGAAAATTGCTGCAGGTGCAGATGCGATTGTCCTCGATGTTAAAACGGGTGACGGTGCATTCATGAAGACTGAGGCAGACGCAAGAGCTCTGGCTCATTCGATGGTGGCGATTGGTAAACAAGTCGGTAGAAATACGATGGCGGTTATTTCGGATATGAGCCAGCCGCTTGGGTTTGCAATTGGGAACTCGCTTGAAGTGATTGAAGCGGTTGAAACGCTAAAAGGGAATGGTCCTGAAGACTTGACGGAACTATGTCTAGTTCTTGGTAGCAAGATGATTGTTGCAGGCGAAAAAGCTACTTCAGTTGAGGAAGCTAGGGAAATGTTAAAAGCGGTCATTACTGACGGTTCAGCACTTGAACTGTTTGGTAAACTGATTGAAGCGCAAGGCGGAAATGGGGCAATCATTCATGATACATCTCTATTACCGACAGCGAAATATCAGATTGAAGTACCTGCACTTTCATCGGGTTATGTAACGAAGATGGAAGCGGATGACATTGGTGTTGCCGCAATGCTTCTTGGCGCGGGTAGAGCAACAAAAGATGATGAAATCGATCTTGCGGTAGGTATTGTGCTTACTAAAAAAATCGGAGATGCTGTGCAAGAGGGAGAACCACTTGCCATTATCCATTCGAATACTGAAGCTGTAGAACAATCCATGACACTGATCCAGAAACATATTACGATTGGAAAAGAAGCTGTGGAAAGCCCACGCCTTATAGGCGACATGATTACAGGCTAA
- the deoB gene encoding phosphopentomutase, with product MGKQQFKRIHLIVLDSVGIGESPDASAFGDEGADTLGHIGEAMGGLHMPNMGKLGLSNIREIQGISVAEEPLAFYGKMQEASVGKDTMTGHWEIMGLNIDTPFKVYPNGFPQELIAELEQRIGRKVIGNKPASGTAVIDEFGQEHMETGAIIVYTSADPVLQIAAHEGIIPIEEQYRICEIARELTLEPEYLVGRVIARPFIGEPGNFTRTTNRHDYALKPFNRTVMNELVSADYDVMAIGKIADIFNGEGITESVRTVSNMDGVDKLLDVMKKDFKGLSFTNLVDFDALFGHRRDPLGYGNALQEFDVRLPEILESLRDDDLLIITADHGNDPTYPGTDHTREYVPLVVYSPSLKTGEEMPLNETFSDIGATIAENFEVEMPEFGKSFLRLLKEKV from the coding sequence ATGGGGAAACAACAATTCAAACGTATCCATCTAATCGTGCTCGACTCTGTGGGCATCGGAGAATCACCGGATGCTTCTGCATTCGGCGATGAAGGTGCTGATACGCTGGGACACATCGGGGAAGCAATGGGAGGCCTGCATATGCCGAACATGGGCAAACTAGGTCTTTCTAATATTAGGGAAATTCAAGGTATTTCCGTTGCGGAAGAACCACTTGCTTTTTACGGTAAAATGCAGGAAGCATCTGTAGGGAAAGATACGATGACGGGGCATTGGGAGATCATGGGTCTTAACATTGACACGCCATTTAAAGTATATCCAAACGGCTTTCCGCAGGAATTGATCGCGGAACTTGAACAAAGAATAGGACGTAAAGTAATCGGCAATAAACCGGCTAGTGGCACCGCAGTCATTGATGAATTTGGCCAGGAACATATGGAGACGGGCGCAATTATTGTCTATACGTCTGCAGATCCTGTGCTACAAATTGCGGCGCACGAGGGGATTATTCCAATTGAAGAACAATACCGGATTTGTGAAATCGCACGTGAGTTGACATTGGAACCAGAATATTTAGTTGGTCGCGTCATTGCACGTCCATTTATTGGAGAACCGGGCAACTTTACACGAACAACAAATCGACATGATTATGCACTTAAACCATTTAATCGTACAGTGATGAATGAATTGGTGTCTGCGGATTATGATGTTATGGCGATTGGCAAAATTGCTGATATCTTTAACGGTGAAGGCATTACCGAATCCGTTCGCACTGTGAGTAATATGGACGGCGTCGACAAATTACTTGATGTTATGAAAAAAGATTTCAAGGGCCTCAGTTTCACGAATCTCGTTGATTTTGATGCGTTATTTGGACATCGGAGAGATCCGCTTGGTTACGGCAATGCACTACAAGAATTTGATGTCAGGTTGCCAGAAATTTTAGAATCACTGCGTGATGACGATCTACTTATTATTACAGCGGATCACGGTAATGATCCAACTTATCCTGGAACGGATCATACCCGTGAATATGTCCCACTCGTGGTCTACTCGCCTTCATTAAAAACTGGTGAGGAAATGCCACTGAACGAGACTTTCTCAGATATTGGTGCTACGATTGCGGAAAACTTTGAGGTGGAAATGCCTGAGTTTGGTAAGAGTTTCTTGCGTTTATTAAAAGAAAAGGTGTGA
- the xerD gene encoding site-specific tyrosine recombinase XerD, translating into MKDIRFAHEDYMHFLQVERQLSGNTIISYKRDLAEYLDYMEQAGYESLDDVDRPVIVGHLHRLKEGGKSARTISRHISSIRSFHQFLLREKVTTQDPTVHLELPKLEQKLPRVLSMDEVDRLIKAPDRSKPQGVRDTALLEILYGTGMRVSELIGLNMDDIHLTMGFVRVFGKGGKERIIPLGGKSITACKRYIEEARPIFIEKQKGADALFVNMRGTRLTRQGCWKLLNGHALKAGIQKELTPHILRHTFATHLIENGADLRAVQEMLGHADISTTQIYTHVSRSRLKEVYVKFHPRA; encoded by the coding sequence ATGAAAGACATCCGTTTTGCGCATGAAGATTACATGCACTTTTTACAAGTGGAGCGGCAGTTGTCAGGAAATACAATTATTTCATATAAGCGTGACCTTGCCGAATATCTAGACTATATGGAACAGGCAGGTTACGAATCATTGGATGACGTAGATCGTCCTGTTATAGTGGGGCATTTACATCGATTGAAAGAAGGCGGGAAATCGGCTAGGACCATATCTAGACATATTTCATCAATCCGTTCATTTCATCAATTCCTTCTTCGGGAAAAGGTCACGACCCAGGATCCAACAGTCCATTTGGAACTGCCGAAACTTGAGCAGAAATTACCACGTGTTTTGTCAATGGACGAAGTAGACAGACTAATCAAGGCGCCAGATCGTTCAAAGCCACAGGGTGTCAGAGATACTGCGTTGCTCGAAATTTTGTATGGGACAGGTATGCGTGTAAGTGAACTGATTGGACTTAATATGGATGATATTCATCTCACGATGGGGTTTGTCCGTGTATTCGGTAAAGGTGGGAAAGAAAGAATTATCCCTCTCGGGGGGAAATCAATTACGGCGTGTAAGCGTTATATCGAAGAAGCACGTCCAATTTTTATAGAAAAACAAAAAGGTGCCGATGCATTATTTGTCAACATGAGGGGAACAAGACTTACTAGACAGGGTTGTTGGAAACTGTTGAATGGACATGCCCTAAAAGCGGGTATACAGAAAGAGTTGACGCCACATATATTGCGTCATACTTTTGCTACTCACCTCATCGAAAATGGGGCGGATCTGCGGGCAGTACAAGAAATGCTCGGACACGCCGATATTTCCACTACGCAAATTTATACACATGTCAGCCGTTCGAGGTTGAAAGAGGTCTATGTGAAATTCCATCCAAGAGCATAG
- a CDS encoding Fur family transcriptional regulator, protein MESRIDRIKKQLHGASYKLTPQREATVLVLLEHEEDHLSAEDVFLLVKEKAPEIGLATVYRTLELLTDLKVVDKINFGDGVSRYDLRQEGAAHFHHHLICIECGTVDEIQEDLLGDVEKIVESRFEFAIKDHWLTFHGICKRCKSDVDEGEK, encoded by the coding sequence ATGGAGAGCCGAATCGATCGGATAAAAAAACAATTGCATGGGGCCAGCTACAAGCTGACACCTCAGCGCGAAGCGACGGTTTTGGTCCTCCTTGAGCATGAGGAAGATCATCTGAGTGCTGAAGATGTATTTTTGCTAGTCAAAGAGAAAGCACCGGAAATCGGGCTTGCTACCGTGTATCGTACGTTGGAATTGCTGACAGATCTTAAGGTAGTCGATAAAATCAATTTTGGTGACGGTGTATCGAGGTATGATCTGCGGCAGGAAGGTGCTGCCCATTTCCATCATCATCTTATTTGTATCGAATGTGGAACAGTGGATGAAATTCAAGAAGATCTTCTCGGAGATGTCGAAAAGATTGTTGAAAGTCGCTTTGAATTCGCTATTAAGGACCATTGGTTAACGTTTCACGGTATTTGCAAAAGATGTAAATCGGATGTAGATGAAGGTGAGAAGTAA
- a CDS encoding NUDIX domain-containing protein, whose protein sequence is MNKYEEKTISGETLYEGKIITLRVEEVELPDGKKATRELIKHPGAVSIIPITADGKIVLVEQYRKALERTLIEIPAGKIDPGEEPAVTAVRELEEETGYGAKEFTYIQSFATSPGFADEVIHMYLAQDLYKIENPAAGDEDEFIGLLEVTLVEAQEMVVSGEIFDAKTAFAVLYAKNLLTK, encoded by the coding sequence ATGAATAAATATGAAGAAAAAACAATTTCAGGTGAAACACTTTATGAAGGTAAAATTATCACACTGCGTGTTGAGGAAGTGGAACTTCCGGATGGTAAGAAAGCGACACGTGAATTGATCAAACATCCGGGGGCAGTTTCCATCATTCCGATTACTGCTGATGGAAAAATTGTACTCGTTGAACAATATAGAAAAGCGCTGGAACGTACGCTGATTGAAATTCCAGCGGGGAAAATTGATCCGGGAGAGGAACCGGCAGTGACGGCGGTCCGCGAACTGGAAGAAGAAACGGGATACGGCGCGAAAGAATTTACTTATATCCAGTCCTTTGCAACGTCCCCTGGTTTTGCAGATGAAGTAATTCATATGTATTTAGCACAAGATCTATATAAAATCGAAAACCCGGCAGCGGGAGATGAAGATGAATTCATTGGACTACTAGAAGTGACACTCGTAGAAGCGCAAGAAATGGTTGTGTCAGGAGAAATTTTCGATGCAAAAACTGCGTTCGCTGTTCTTTATGCCAAAAACCTTTTAACAAAGTGA
- a CDS encoding aldo/keto reductase, with the protein MKKRELGKSGLYISEIGLGCMSLPDDLTESKNIVDAAIHSGINYFDTADLYNSGKNEELLGSSIKGRRNDIILATKAGNKMNPSGEGWTWDSSKEHIMEAVKQSLLRLDTDYIDVYQLHGGTMEDNVEETIDAFESLKKDGLIRQYGISSIRPNVIKRFLDTSSAVSVMMQYNLLDRRPEEWFPTIHEAGASVITRGTIAKGFLTSEGLSRAAKANGFVEYNASELTQTVQALSEQSEDLHAAAIAFALHDKTVASALVGARTTEQLLDSIIAYEKKTTDEEITQLGHIAKIHNYKEHRV; encoded by the coding sequence ATGAAGAAAAGAGAATTGGGTAAAAGCGGTCTATACATTTCCGAAATCGGACTCGGATGTATGTCACTGCCAGATGATTTAACCGAATCGAAAAACATCGTCGACGCTGCGATTCACTCAGGCATCAATTACTTTGATACAGCCGATTTGTATAATAGCGGTAAAAATGAAGAACTCCTGGGGTCTTCGATAAAAGGAAGACGGAATGATATTATCCTTGCGACGAAAGCCGGCAATAAGATGAATCCGAGTGGTGAAGGATGGACATGGGATTCTTCAAAAGAGCATATTATGGAGGCAGTCAAACAGAGTCTATTGCGCCTCGACACAGATTATATCGATGTCTACCAGCTTCATGGCGGGACAATGGAAGACAATGTGGAGGAGACAATTGATGCATTTGAAAGCTTAAAAAAAGATGGACTTATTCGTCAATATGGCATTTCTTCGATTCGTCCGAATGTTATTAAGCGATTCTTGGATACTAGTTCAGCAGTCTCTGTAATGATGCAATATAACCTGCTTGACCGCAGACCAGAAGAATGGTTTCCAACGATCCACGAGGCCGGTGCCTCTGTTATTACGCGTGGGACCATAGCCAAAGGTTTTTTAACATCGGAAGGTTTATCAAGAGCTGCAAAAGCGAATGGATTTGTCGAATATAATGCGAGTGAATTAACACAAACAGTCCAAGCGCTGAGTGAACAATCAGAAGACCTGCACGCGGCGGCAATTGCTTTCGCCCTTCATGATAAAACAGTAGCGTCAGCCCTCGTTGGTGCGCGCACAACTGAGCAATTGCTCGATTCAATCATCGCTTACGAGAAAAAAACGACTGACGAAGAAATCACTCAGTTAGGGCATATCGCAAAAATACACAATTACAAAGAGCATCGCGTTTGA
- a CDS encoding N-acetylmannosamine-6-phosphate 2-epimerase, giving the protein MKTKAEIFAAIEHELIVSCQALPEEPMHSSFIMGKMAYSAMKGGAKGIRANSVEDIKEIKKNVELPIIGIIKSVYKGSDVFITPTLKEIDLLYREGVNIIALDATNRIRPDGKLISEVFPTIREKYSDQLFMADCSTYEEAKEAYALGFDCLGTTLSGYTDYTRGTSLPDMELIERLVKDFPIPIIAEGGIWTPEQLKRVFELGAYSAVVGTAITRPMDITKRFVDAIK; this is encoded by the coding sequence CTGAAAACTAAAGCGGAAATTTTTGCTGCTATAGAACATGAACTTATTGTTTCTTGTCAGGCACTTCCAGAAGAACCAATGCACAGTTCGTTTATAATGGGGAAAATGGCATATTCCGCAATGAAGGGCGGGGCTAAAGGAATTAGAGCGAATAGCGTTGAAGATATTAAAGAGATTAAAAAAAATGTGGAATTGCCGATCATTGGCATCATTAAAAGTGTTTACAAGGGATCTGATGTTTTCATCACACCAACTCTAAAAGAAATAGATTTACTTTATCGAGAAGGTGTGAACATTATTGCGTTAGATGCAACTAATAGAATCAGGCCGGACGGTAAACTAATAAGCGAGGTTTTCCCTACTATTCGCGAAAAATATAGTGATCAACTATTCATGGCTGATTGCTCAACGTATGAAGAGGCGAAAGAAGCTTATGCATTAGGATTTGATTGCCTAGGAACAACACTTAGTGGCTATACCGACTATACGCGAGGGACAAGTTTGCCGGATATGGAGTTAATTGAGAGGCTAGTTAAGGATTTTCCTATCCCGATTATAGCAGAAGGCGGTATTTGGACACCAGAACAACTTAAGCGCGTGTTCGAACTAGGGGCTTACTCTGCTGTTGTTGGAACAGCAATAACAAGACCTATGGATATTACAAAAAGGTTTGTTGATGCTATTAAATGA
- a CDS encoding SGNH/GDSL hydrolase family protein: MKPIVLNSETILGAISLEKSGGLISPWRIFHEDKDFYTPNQLNRTAEIPAGVRITFETNSPTIKVEFAASEVEVEFDVVIDRELVKTIIVRSKDTSFTVDGLLASNKVVEIYLSQRQKMAVRNVYIAEEANWNAYPSLRRKWLAYGSSITQCQAAESPSQTWPVITAAELDLDLTCLGFSGQCQFEPMIARTIRDTPVDFISLCAGINIYGANSYNERTFQAIIIGFIKIIREKQSTVPIVLSSPIYGAFREGTPNLVGFTLIKMRLQIQEIVEIFRRNGDDHLFYVNGLDILGEDYAGLLPDELHPNAEGYKLMGHNFANEFKEYFK; this comes from the coding sequence ATGAAACCAATTGTATTGAATTCAGAAACGATTTTGGGCGCTATATCACTTGAAAAAAGTGGAGGGCTTATTAGTCCTTGGAGAATTTTTCATGAAGATAAAGATTTTTATACGCCAAATCAACTTAACCGAACAGCAGAGATACCTGCCGGCGTTCGAATAACGTTTGAAACAAACTCCCCAACGATTAAAGTGGAATTTGCAGCATCTGAAGTTGAAGTAGAATTCGATGTCGTGATTGATAGGGAATTAGTGAAAACGATAATAGTTAGATCTAAGGATACGTCTTTTACAGTGGATGGTCTTTTAGCAAGTAATAAAGTTGTTGAAATTTATTTATCGCAACGACAAAAAATGGCCGTAAGGAATGTTTATATTGCTGAAGAAGCGAATTGGAACGCTTACCCTTCTTTAAGGAGGAAATGGCTGGCCTATGGGAGTTCCATTACTCAATGCCAGGCGGCAGAAAGCCCTTCACAGACATGGCCGGTTATTACCGCGGCCGAATTAGATTTGGATTTAACTTGCCTGGGATTCAGTGGGCAATGCCAGTTTGAACCAATGATTGCTAGGACGATAAGGGATACGCCTGTTGACTTCATTTCCCTTTGTGCGGGCATAAATATATACGGTGCAAACAGTTACAATGAACGAACATTTCAAGCGATTATCATTGGATTCATTAAAATTATTCGTGAAAAACAGTCGACTGTTCCAATTGTTTTAAGTTCTCCTATTTATGGAGCATTTAGAGAGGGGACCCCTAATCTAGTCGGCTTTACGCTTATTAAGATGAGACTACAAATACAAGAAATTGTAGAGATATTTAGAAGAAATGGTGATGATCATCTTTTTTATGTGAACGGGTTGGATATCCTGGGGGAAGACTACGCCGGCTTACTACCGGACGAACTTCATCCAAATGCAGAAGGCTATAAGCTGATGGGGCATAATTTTGCAAATGAATTTAAGGAATATTTTAAATGA
- a CDS encoding dihydrodipicolinate synthase family protein, whose product MLLDKYKGIIPAFYACYDEAGEISPERIKALAIHLYEKGVQGLYVGGSSGECIYQNLEERKATLKYVAESLKGQLTLIAHVGAPSTKESVELAKYAEELGYDALSAIPPIYFQLPESAIEKYWTEIMDSTDLPFIIYNIPQTTGYNLSINLLKKLLQNDKLIGVKNSSMPVMDIERFKAAAHDDFIVFNGPDEQYVSGRLIGADSGIGGTYGVMPELFLKAEEFVSAGDFSEARKIQHDINDIIMTLCSLNGSMYSVIKEIYKLKGVNIGSVRGPLEPVSGDDIEKVEGIKTRIDEVIMNYQTQN is encoded by the coding sequence ATGTTACTTGATAAGTATAAAGGAATTATTCCAGCATTCTATGCTTGTTATGATGAAGCAGGAGAAATATCACCAGAGAGAATTAAAGCGTTAGCGATTCATCTTTATGAAAAAGGAGTACAAGGTCTCTACGTTGGTGGCAGTTCGGGGGAGTGTATTTATCAAAATCTTGAGGAGAGAAAGGCGACATTGAAATATGTTGCCGAAAGCCTGAAAGGGCAACTTACGTTGATTGCCCATGTTGGAGCACCATCAACAAAAGAAAGCGTTGAATTAGCGAAGTACGCGGAAGAATTAGGGTATGATGCGTTGTCTGCTATACCGCCAATTTATTTTCAACTGCCTGAAAGTGCAATTGAAAAGTACTGGACGGAAATTATGGATTCAACGGACCTGCCGTTTATTATTTATAACATCCCTCAAACGACCGGATACAATCTTTCCATTAACTTACTCAAGAAGTTATTACAGAACGACAAGCTAATTGGTGTGAAAAACTCTTCGATGCCAGTCATGGATATTGAAAGATTTAAAGCGGCAGCACATGACGACTTTATTGTTTTTAATGGCCCAGATGAGCAATATGTATCCGGAAGGTTAATTGGTGCGGATAGCGGGATTGGCGGAACTTATGGTGTGATGCCAGAGTTGTTCCTAAAAGCGGAAGAGTTTGTATCAGCCGGGGATTTCTCAGAAGCGCGGAAAATTCAACATGACATTAATGATATCATTATGACATTATGTTCATTGAATGGTTCAATGTATTCCGTTATTAAAGAAATCTATAAACTAAAGGGCGTAAATATTGGTAGCGTTAGAGGCCCATTAGAGCCGGTATCTGGAGACGATATTGAGAAAGTTGAAGGTATTAAGACTAGGATTGACGAAGTAATAATGAACTATCAGACTCAAAATTAA
- a CDS encoding carbohydrate ABC transporter permease, protein MKAQSQLNMKKKFNRSSNKKWFRELSAFKIIATLLLILSALFFIFPFYWIITGAFKAQVVAITIPPEWFPLKPILDNWVTLFSNPVWRWTFNSFFIASSEMIAVCFVSATAGFVLAKKVFPGRKLIFIVLIAAMALPKQVILVPLFTMLADFGWVDTYKGLIIPAIGWPFGVFLMKQFSQTIPNELLEAAKIDGCGEIRTFWHIVLPMLKPALGALAIFTFMLSWNDYFSQLVITRSTEMMTLPLGIATMQGEHKTDYGVMMAGAALASVPMIVIFTLFQKSFTQGITMGSVK, encoded by the coding sequence GTGAAAGCACAATCCCAGTTAAACATGAAGAAAAAGTTTAATCGATCTAGTAATAAAAAATGGTTTCGTGAATTAAGCGCATTCAAAATAATAGCTACACTATTACTGATTCTCTCTGCACTATTCTTTATTTTTCCGTTTTATTGGATTATCACGGGGGCATTCAAAGCTCAAGTTGTTGCGATAACGATACCACCAGAATGGTTTCCACTAAAACCAATATTGGATAACTGGGTAACACTATTTAGTAATCCGGTTTGGCGCTGGACATTTAATAGTTTCTTTATTGCAAGTAGTGAAATGATTGCTGTCTGTTTTGTAAGCGCTACAGCGGGCTTTGTTCTTGCCAAAAAAGTATTTCCTGGGCGCAAGCTGATCTTTATTGTACTAATTGCTGCAATGGCACTACCTAAACAAGTTATTCTTGTTCCATTGTTCACAATGCTAGCGGATTTCGGTTGGGTAGATACATATAAAGGATTAATCATTCCGGCAATCGGCTGGCCATTCGGTGTATTCCTTATGAAACAGTTTTCTCAAACGATACCCAATGAACTGTTGGAAGCTGCAAAAATAGATGGCTGTGGTGAAATTCGCACGTTTTGGCATATTGTTCTTCCGATGCTTAAACCAGCTCTAGGTGCTTTAGCAATCTTTACGTTCATGTTAAGTTGGAACGATTATTTCAGTCAACTTGTTATCACTCGTTCGACGGAAATGATGACCCTACCACTAGGTATTGCTACGATGCAGGGTGAGCATAAGACTGATTATGGGGTCATGATGGCTGGAGCAGCACTTGCATCTGTACCGATGATTGTCATATTCACATTGTTCCAAAAGTCCTTTACACAAGGAATTACGATGGGCTCAGTCAAATAA